AGTGTTACAATGTACATTCTTTTGACCATTCACTCTTATATATTTGTGCTGATTTGGCcattgaaataattatttttgcaATGTCCAGGTGTTTAACCTGCTTCTATCCATTGAGCAAACACCCATCTCTGTTGCCACAAGTAGAAAGGTCACTTTGCTAGTTTCTAGAATACAGGCTTCACTGTCTGCTCCAGGAACAACTGAAGTCTATGTACTACCTGCTTTTTATGGCATCATCGGGCTTCTGTATAACCAGTATTCAGATTTATCAAACTCAGCTATAGAGTGTCTTTCTGTTATGATCAGCAAATATCCCGGGATTCTTTGGAATAGGTTTATCAGTTTTTTTGAGCAATGCCAGACCAGCTCCTTAAAGACTCATGGTTTAGATATCTCAAACATCGAATCATGTAGCGAGACAACTGGTTTGTggctctttcttttccttcttgTTTGAGTTCTTGGTTATCTGATATCCTTGCTCCTCAAATTTCTTATGTTATTCAAGAACCCCGAGTCCATAAGTTTTTGTCATACTGTCTTTGATATTGGGTGGAAGGTTATTtcatttaattgccttttatgtATTGTTTGAGTGAACAAAATTCTCCATCAAGTCCTTTGAAGTGAAATTCATTTCTTCTAAGAGAAGAGCCGGGGAGAATAGTTTGAGTTAAAGCCTGATGGCTGGCAAGGGGTTCTATCTTTTGTGGCTCTCTAATTGCTTATTTTATCTCTCTGGTCAGATTTGGTGGAACATTTCCGCTCGTATTGTGGGACAGTATCCGGTGACAGTTCAGGATCATCGATATTGTCTCTGCTACTCCAAGCTTTAGAGAGGATTCCAACTGTTACCGAGTCTCATTCTCGTCAAATAGTTCCGTTATTCTTCAGATTTCTGGGTTACGGAGATGAAATCCCTTGGTAACTTACTCTAGTTATGTGGATATTTATTTAGTTAAATGTGGGTTTGTGATGTCATCTTATGGTTCGGAAGAATGCTAATTTCTTTCCATTTGTTCTTCTGTTCTAGTTTGGAATCATTTAATTCTCAGGCTTGTGGGGGAAAGGATTGGAAACTCATACTCACGGAGTGGCTAAACCTATTAAAATTGATGAAGAATTCCCGATCATTTTACCGCAGTCAACTTCTGAAAGAAGTTTTGGTGAATAGGTTTGTAAAATTCTTTTTATTGTGTTTGTGTGCGTGCGTGTTTGTGGGTGTATTTGATTGGAATGTGACAAGGTGATGTTTCCAGGTTGCTTGACAACAATGATGTTGAGATACAAACAAGGGTTTTGGATTGTCTCTTGAATTGGAAGGATAGCTTCTTGCTCCCTTATGAGAAGCAATTGAATAATCTTGTCAATTCAAAATGTTTGAGAGAAGAACTTGCTACCTGGAGTTTATCTGTGGAGTCTAATTTGGTAGAAGAAGAGCATAGAGCTGAACTTGTTCCTCTGGTTATTCGGTTGCTTATGCCGAAAGTAAGAAGCCTAAGGACCCTGGCCTCAAGAAAGGTAGATGAGATAACTTAGTGGTTAATTCCTTTTTTCTCAAATGGAAAACTAACTTTCCAATTTTGTTATGGTAATATTTGCTAGAAATATTGACTTCcccaaatttatttttttcctatCTTACAGCATGCAAGTGTGAACAACCGAAAGGCAGTGCTGGGATTCATTGCTCAACTTGGTGTTTCTGAGcttgttcttttctttcaatTATTGATGAAGTCTTTGCAAATAACTGATCTTGGTAATGATGGAGTAGGAAGTTATGCTTGGGTTTCTGGGAAAAGCAATTTGGATGAGTTGGATTTGTCAAGTTGGTCGAATCTTTTCACCATGGAGAGGATATTGGCCATACCCTTGAAAAAGAGATATGGGTTTTTACATGTGGTTGAAGAAATTTTCAGAATATTTGATGCTTCACGTGTCAGCCCGTTTCTTGACCTTCTGTTGTTTTGTGTTGTCCGTGTATTGGAAAGCTGTGCTTCAAGTATTCCCTCTACAAATAATAAGCAATCTGCTCAACCTGAAGATTTTTCTGAAATTACCTTGCCAGAAGGTGGAAAGGAAGCTGTGAGCCATGTAGGGGTAATACTAACAATGGTGATAacaatctatctatctataatGTTATATATCCCTCCGCCCCCCATTAAACTTCTCATTTTGGGTTGGGTCAACATAATAAAATATTGTTTTATTTCCACTTACCTCCACACGTCGGGTGGTCCTCATTTTCTCTCCCTTCCCATAAAAACATTAAGCTATGTCCTATGCCTGATATTTATTCACCTTTTTGAAGGCTCTAATCAACAAAACCCCACTACAATTGCTCCTCTAAATACTTGTGCCCAACCCAAATGGGAAGTTCAGTGGATGACAGATGGAGTATACAATCTGTCAATGAATACATATGTGTGTGTATTGTGTATGTATGTGGTGTGGTAGATGGCTAGACCTTcttgaaaatgatgtttatcTTGTACACTGTTACATTTATACTGTGGATATGCAGAAAACCTGTTGTAATTACTGATCGCTGTTGTGAATATATGTACAGGCCAGCTTGGCGGTCAAGCAATTCAAAGATATGAGATCGTTGTGCTTGAAgatcatttcttttgttcttaaTAAGTACGAGGACCATGATTTTGGCCCCATATTTTGGGATATATTCTTCAAGGCAGTGAAACCTTTAGTACACGGATTCAAACAGGGGGGCTCAAGTAGCGAGAAGCCCAGTTCtttgttcttttgctttcttgCAATGAGCCAGAGTCCGAAACTAGTACCCCTCTTATGCAGAGAAAAGAACCTGATTCCAgatatcttttttattttatctgtTCCAACAGCTTCGGAAGCCATAGTTTATAGTGTTCTCAAGTTTATCGAGAACCTTTTAACTCTTGAAGTTGAGCTTGGGATAGATTGTTACATTATTGAGGAGGTTGTATGTTCAAACCTTGAGGGTCTTGTTGACAGCCTGCATCATCTATTTCACAATTTCACTGAAAGAAGAAGGTATTTTATCCTCTTTACATTTCTATGTAGTTCCCTAATTTCAGCGAAGGCTCTGTTATTAATGTTCTTGATTGCAGTTAGTTAATTCCATCGTGATCTACTGATATTTTTGAAGGTATTTGTATTGCTGGTTATGTCCTCGTTACATTTCTATGTAGTTCTCTAATTTCAGCGAAGCTTCTGTTGTTAATGTTCTTAATTGCAGTTAGTTTAATTCCATCGTGATTTactgagttttttttttgtcttaatGGCTCTTCAACATAAAAGATTGTTGAAGACTCCTCTTCTCTCTGTTCTGTAGCCACCTTTATGGTTATTCTTCTTTGTTGGAAGATTATTCTGAGAGGAATCTTGACAAAATCTCTTTGACTCAACTATGTCCTGGGTTGGGGGGGGGGAGAGGGAAGTTACTCTTTGTAATACTGGAGAGCCTTACTAGATTTATGGATTCCGCCAAATCTAGGTACTTTTGCTGACATTGATCCTTGTGGGTTAGAATTTCTCAATTGATGAATCCAGTTAATGGATTGCTTTTCTGTCGTATAATTGTTCTTCTGAGTAGGACTAGCGAATGCTGCATGGGAAAAATATTATTCTTGTCCTGGATATTATTCGCCCCTGTGAGATCATGGCTTGCTTTCAATTTGGAACTATTCTCTTACAGTCACCATTACTAATATTATCCCATTGTATTCACCACCtccacaccccccccccccccccacataCACATACCCACCACCACCATTCGTTGAAAACCAAGTCTATGAGGCATCATTTCTTCTGTGCATCTTATTCTCTAGTTTTGTCCTATTGTTTGGTAATAATGAATTTTGTAATATTTCTTCAGGTGAATGCCATGTCTAATCTTTTTGGTGTTTCATTAGTTGATTTCTTGCCTTTACTATTTGCTGTTTTCATCCATTTTTCTTTCAGGAAGTTGCACAAACATCCCGGGGAAACTGTGCTGAGAGTTCTGAAATTGTTATCAAAGTTCATAAAGGATCAATCAGCGGCGAGAAAATTTGTGGATATCTTGCTTTTACTTGCGTCAGATGGAATAAAAAATGCTGGTTGGGTTCTATTCCTTTTTCTTCGAGAGTTTTGGtttggttttgtttttgtttcaaaaaaccatttgttttgtttttgtttcaaAAATCCATTTGTTTTGTTTCTGTTGTAGATGTATGCATGGAAGCTTTGCAGATCCTTAGAGATATAGTTTCAGCCTTACCGAGTGAAACTAACACTAGAATCTTGAAGGCCATATCTCCCATCCTTATTTCTGCTCAAAGAGATGTGCGCTTGTCAGTTTGTGACCTTTTTGTGGCTCTAGCTGAGAATGATTCATCCATGTGCTCTATGGTAATTGTTTTCATTGCTGAAGATTTGTTTTCCATTGTACAGTTCCTAGTATCTGTTTTTGGGTGGGTTATGTCACTGTGTCTTTtctttgatgatttttttttttttttggattttttaggTAAAACTAATTTGTGAATTAAATGCCACTTCTGAGAAGGAAATGGGTGAACTTGATTTTGATATTATCATCAACGCTTATGACAGAATAACTGCAGATTACTTCTTTGGTGTTAGTGAGGATCAAGCGTTAGTGATATTATCCCATTGTATTTATGACATCAAATCTGATGAGATAGTCTTAAGACAATGTGCATATAAGTCGCTGCTCTCATTTGTTGAATTCTCCGCTTTGAGAATTGGGGACGGATTAGAGAAGCAGGAAATTCCTGCACAAATGATGGCAGTTCATGGTAGTTATTGGACTGGTAATCGCATTCAGCTTGTTGTAAATAAATTCATGTTGAAGCACATGGGAGATGCCATTAGCAAAGGAACAATGCAAAAGGTAGGCATCTTTTGAAATTGGTGTTCTAGTGATTTGTTCACATACTGGGATTTTTATACAGTTCTCATGGTGACATGGACTTTTTGGTATGATTCTAGGAGTGGATTGACTTGTTGCATGAGATGGTCCTAAAGCTTTCAGGAATCCCAAGTCTTGGAAGTTTGAAGGTCCTCTGCAGTGAAGATGCTGAAGTTGACTTCTTCAATAACATTGTTCATTTACAGGTATCAGTCACCTTGAGTCCACAGGGTTCCTTTATGGCGTGAGATATTCATCCGAGGGcttgttttcattttttgttaaaATGAAGTCTTTTCACCTGAAagttgaaaatatttttttaatagttCTTCCTAAAATTGAAGTGCTTTATCCTCAAAAGGAGGTTTGTTTCACTTAATCTTCTCAAAGTTGAATATTCTATTTGTCTAAGCATTTGTATATTAATGTTGTAATTACCTTTCAATTGTGACTTTCTCTTATATAACGATGTGGCTGATCGAAATCTTGAGCTCTGCTTTCTAATCTATCAGGTTGAATTGTTTAAATAAGTAAATCAAAGGCCCTAAAGATAGTTAGCTTTCACATGGATCGATTGTAATGCTTCACCTTAGTTGCTATGCTGCCCTTTTATTCCCTTGTTTATTTTGGCCTGCTGTTCAGCATGGTTGGCTCGTAATGTTTTCTACACTAGTTCTGTCAGAATCCTGGTTCTCTTGTGTTCTATATTTCCTTATAATGATTTTCTCTTCATCTGGAAAAAGAAAGGGTTCAGTCACTCTACAGATTCTAGTTTATAGTTTACATGTTGCATATCTGAATTACTTTTTCTAAATTCTATGGATATTGCTTGTGTATACAACTGCAGAGCTGACcttattttgtacttgtagAAACACAGGAGAGTCAGGGCATTGTCACGCTTTAGGAATATTGTTGCCACTGGGCAGCTTTCTGAGGTTAGCTACATATTGTGTTTTACTCGTATTATCAGTTATACCCTTTTATGTGTTTGCCTTGTTAAttcatttttgttttccttctttccaGTTCATGCTGAAGAGAGTGTTCATCCCCCTCTTTTTCAGTATGTTGTATGATTTGCAAGCAGGCAAGGGAGAACATATAAGATGTGCTTGCCTGGATGCCGTTGCTTCTATATCTGGTCAGTTAGGATGGAAATCATACTACGCTTTACTAATGAGGTGTTTTAGGGATATGGAAAAGAAGCATGATAGGGAGAAGGTCCTGTTACGCCTCGTTTGTTCTATTCTTGACCAGTTCCATTTTTCTGAGACCTTTTCCTCACAAGACCTGGGGTTTCCTGGCAATGATGTAACTGAGAATGATCCCAAAGACATATCTAAATTAGTTATGCAACCAAAATGTGCTAGTTCTTCTGTGTTTTCTGTGATACAGGCCTGTCTTAGTGGTACCGTGCTTCCAAAATTGCAAAAACTGCTTGTTTCTGATCCAGAGAAAGTGAACGTTAGTATTAGTGTTGCGATACTAAAAGTTTTAAAGAAACTTCCTGGTGACACCTTGGATTCTCAGCTTTCCAGTATTATTCATCGGATATCAAACTTCTTAAAAAATCGTCTGCAGAGCATCCGTGATGAAGCAAGATGTGCTTTGGTTGCATGTTTGAAGGAACTTGGATATGTGTACCTTAAACTTGTAGTCAAGGTCTTGAGTGCCACATTGAAACGTGGATTTGAGCTTCATGTTCTGGGATATACCGTCAACTTTATCTTGTCGAAAGGTCTTGCAGAATCCGCAGGAGGCGTGCTAGACTTTTGTTTGGATGAACTCCTTCGTGTGGTAGATAATGATGTTTTTGGTGATGTAGCTGAGCAAAAAGAAGTGGAAAAGGTTGCCTTCAAAATGAAAGAGACTAGAAAACAAATGTCTTTTGATACACTTAAGTTGATTGCTCAAAATGTGACTTTCAAAACCCATGGTTTGAAGCTGCTCTCTCCAGTAACAGCTCATATGCAGAAGCATTTGACACCTAAAGTAAAATTAAAATTGGAGACTATGTTAACTCATATTGCTGAGGGATTTGAAAAAAACTCCTCCGTTGATCAAACTGATCTCTTTATCTTCATATTTGGCCTAATTGATGATTGGCTTTGTGAAGAAAAACGTAAAAAAGAAGCTTTATTAGTGGAGGGGTCGGGAAAAGACAAATCTATCGATGCAAACAGTAAAGTGGTTATGAAATGTTACGTTGGAACTGTACCACAGTGCTCATATCTTTTTACAGTTTTTGGTCTTCGACTTCTTCACAATCGTTTGAAAAATATTAAGCTTCACAAGGGAAATGATCAACTGCTCTCGTTAATGGACCCCTTTATAGAGCTTCTGACATCTTGTCTGAGGTCTAAGTATGAAGAGATAGTAGCTGGTGCCCTTAAGTGTATATTTCCGTTGACAAGATTGCCTCTTCCGTCCCTGGAATCTCAAGCTGACAAGATAAAAGTGATACTATTGGACATTGCTCAAAGTACATTTAGTGTAAATAGTCCTGTAATGCAGTCCTGTTTGAAATTATTGACCACCCTGCTGCAGAGCACCAATATTACCCTTTCTGCTGATCAATTGCATATTTTGATCCAGTTTCCTCTTTTTGTTGATCTTGAAAGAAACCCCTCTTTTGTTGCCTTGACACTTTTGAAGGCAATTGTGCGACGCAAGCTTGTTGTCCATGAAATATATGATCTAGTTAATCAAGTTGCAGAACTAATGGTAACCAGTCAAGAGGATGCCATTCGCAAAAAATGCAGTCAGATATTGTTACAATTCCTGCTCAACTATCAACTTTCTCAGAAACGCAGACAGCAGCATCTTGATTTCCTCGTTGCTCATCTAAGGTAAGATACCATATCTTTACTTGAGTTTTACAAAGAAAAATTGTTAGTATGTCCCCTTTGGCTACTTTACCTGATGTAATTTTTGTTGGCAGGTATGAACATGCCACTGGTAGGGCAGCTGTGCTGGAAATGCTAAAGACAATTATCAAGAGGTTTCCTGAGAGCATAATTTGTGAGCAGTCGGAGACGTTCTTTCTCCATTTAGTGCTTGCTTTGGCAAATGATCATGATAATCAAGTTTGCTCCTTGATAGGCATTGTTATAAAACATCTTATTGGTCGCATAAACTCACAACCACTTGAGTCCATCCTGAATATCTGCCTTGCTTGGTATGTGGGAGAGAAAGAACAGCTGCGGAGCCCAGCAGCACAGGTAATGTTGTATATGATGGTGTAAGTAGTTTACTGGATTTACAGTTGGCGTGAATTGTGATGCATGCAATCTCTTTGATATTTATCTTGTTAAGTGCCTTGTATAAGGTTTTTGAGTTTGGCACTGTAATGGGGTTGATGTGTTGGAGGAAGAATGTATCTTTTTCGCACTTAGAAGTTAGTTGCTTTTGTTCTTATAGAACTGCAAGATATATTGTTAGCAAAAGGCTCTAGAAGTCTATTCTATTACCCTCAAAACAATTGTTTATGGGTGGATATTTGTGATTGGAGCTTGTTATTTAATGTTCTCCCAATTGACTTGTTCATTCCATTCCCCGTATCCTTTGAGTGtaccttcttttccttttcttcgCTTCGGTAGTGAATCATTTGCAGGACAGTTGCGTGGTAGATAGTTGAGCAAATGAATGAATTATGTGCCTGGCTTTGAAGGCATGTGTTACAGGTCAACAGTGAGTGCTGAAATATTCTTTTTTCTGTATAATGGTGTTACCCTTGCTTGATTCTGGTGATTTTTTTATGCTGATTGTACTAGGCTGTAATATTTCAATTTAGGAAAACATTGCCTGGTAACTAGTTTAAATTTTTAGAGTTGATGCACAAAATGTTCTTATTTCAATGTATATTATGTCCAGGTCCTTGGATTTGTTGTTGAAGTGATGAAGAGAGGATTTCAGAAGCACATTAATGATATACTTCCTGTAATGAAAATGATCGTGCAGTCTACCATTGATGTCTTGAATGATGGACAACTAAATATTTCGGACCCGGAGACAATTCCCTTTTGGAAGGATGCTTATTACTCTTTTGTTTTGTTGGAAAAAATTCTTACTCAGATTCCCGACTTATTCTTTGTGGAGGACATCGAAGTAAGTTTCTTTTTCGTAGATGTGAAAATATGAAATCAATTTTTGACAAGGTCTCATGAGCGGAATGTTGATGTTTTGTTATTACTATCCATTGGGCATTAATGTTGATCCTGATTTGTGCTTGAATTACCTAATTATGTTGATACATATTTTTGAAATGTTTAAACAAGTGACTTGTGTGGAGAAACTCCACAACATGTAGACAATTGTTCtgccatcatttttttttttgtggggtggggtggggggggggagGCAAAACATCTCTGGAAGCATCTACCAATTGTTTGTGATATTCTTCTCGAATAAATGAGGAAATAACTTTTTCAATGAAATACAGAAGACTTATGCATAGTAATGAACTGGGACCGCTGGATTTTTAGAAGCTTAACATTTTAGTTAATACTTTGGAATGTAATATCATGGCATATTACTTTTTAGTTTTCTGTCTTAAAACCCCATGTCTCGCTGCCGTGAGGCTCCAAAACGGTTGCTTGCTTTCCTATATATCATATAGCTGGGCCTAGTTTTATTTTATCATTGATCTCTTTAACACCAAAATACTTGTAACCTCAAGTGTTTGTTggttcactttttttttttccaggatATATGGCAGGCGGTCTCTGAGCTCCTTGTGCATCCCCACCCGTGGATTTGTAACATATCCGGCCGTCTTGTGGCATTATACTTTGAGCAGATGGTAAAGCAAAAAAAGACAATAGGAACGACTTGCCTAACAAGCACAAGTAGGATGTTCCTGATAGCTTCCTCTCTATGCTATCGATTAAAGGTTCAACTCCCTGATAAAGGTGTAAGAAGACTTGTTAAGTGCAATCTTGCATTTACAATATGCGGGATACAATCATTATTGCGTCAATTGAAATTCAAGGATCCTTGTGCGGTTTGGGACTCCCTTGACCCGTGCGAGCAAGGATGCTTCCTTAAAGCTTGTCAGTTGCTTGATCCAAAAAGCGGAAGGAGTATTACAGAGTTGTTTACTTGTGGTGGATTCAATGACGAAAAAATTgatcagaaaaataatgatGCTAGTTATTTGCTTGTGTCTGGGATACTTAGCACAATGGGAAAAACTGCCCTTCAAACAGAGGATTCTCAGGTCAGTGAGCTCCTAGGTTATAGGGCACAAAAAAAGAAACACTAGTTCTTTGCATGTATACATCAGATAATTATATTGTCTTCTTCTGTTGCTaagtattttatttaaaatttcagACAAAGATGATTCTTGGCAGTCTTAGAATGGTTGCTGAGAAGATCACCCAGGAAGATTGCCAGCAGTATGCCTATCTGTTGCTGTTCCCAATTTACAAACTTTGCGAGGGGTTTGCTGGAAAAGTAGTTTCAGGTAAGCTATCATCGGTTACTCAACCACCAAATATTCCCTCCGTATTCCGAACTCTACTCATTAGTTGCCTCATGTTTCATTGAACTAAATAAAAGATGGCTATCAAGTGCGTTTTGATTTATGTGTTTACTCTTTTCTTTCCATGATGTATCAAAATCAGTTAATATTTTCGTATTCGCTAAGCTTtagaatagttttttttttctttttccaccTGTCTTTGTTGGTAACTTAATTGCACTTGTTTTGTCTATCCAGATGATGTGAAGCAACGTGCAGAAAAGGTTCGTGAAAAGATACAGGAAAAACTCGGTACTCAAAGTTTTGTACAAAGTTACAACCAGATGAGGTATGATCTTGGAGAAAAAAGGTTCAAGAGGAAGCAAGAGGAGAAGGTGTTGGCTGTAACTAATCCTATCAGAAATGCCAagagaaaaatgaaaatttctGCCAAACATCAAGCCCATAAGAAGAGGAAAATGATGACTATCAAGATGAGTAGATGGATGCGCCATTAATTTATTTATAGGAATTGTAACTGCTTGTACATATAGATTTATAGGTTGTTGTGATATCTTGAATCAGGGAGATACAATGTGTAAACCTGAGCCAAATTTTGTTAGAATTCTAGGATATTCAAAGATCAAACTCTTATTTTCACCATTGAATTGGCGAACTTATGATTGGTGAACTCTTTCTTCCTATGGGATTCTGTACGCGTGATAATTTCGCTTGCTCTTCATTGTATGTTTAGCTAAAGCGTTAAACCCCGAACAAGAAGGGGTTACTTGAGCTCTGCTTCATGCTCAGTTTCAGACTCTACAACAAAAATCAAAGCATCAGTCAATCCCAATTACAAAAAATTCAGTACTGTGTACTTCTGTAGTTAATAGTTGTACGTTCTAAACCTTATCATcttcttaccaaaaaaaaaaaccttatcatctacttctaaaaattaagaaaaaaaagtgGTTATGTGTATGTGTATGTGTATGTGTATGTGTATGTGTATGTGTATGTGTATGTGTATGTGTATGTGTATGTGGTTTTAGCATTCACTCAAATAGAGAAACAGTCCaatgtcaaaaaagaaaaaagaaaaaagaaaaaagagaaacagAATGTGGAGCACTGCAGGTAGTAACTAGTAAGTACATAACAGGAAAGAGAAACAGAAACATTTCCAAAGTAGAATTGTTAACATGAGTAGCGGTTTAATAAGAACACGCTACTAACGGTAGTTGTTTTATGCATAATGTCATTTGTTAAAAGAAGtgaaattaatttcaaaattcttgaaatgttttctctctctagaattttTTCTCTAGCTTTCTTTTCAACCTAAATTTGATAACTGGGGAATCACCTTCTCGCTTCTGGCGAGGGGGCCTCTGGGAGTCTCCTTAGAAAGATTAGGTTGTCTTTCTTCTTCAatttcttttcttgttttttgcTTGTTTGTTTTTTGCAGGTGTTCTTCTAAGCGTTCATTTCGTTCCAAAAGATTACAAATAAGTTCTTTGGAATGGGAAGACAAGGATTTTGATCCACCAGATGAATCCAGGGCAGTTCAATTTTCAAAGCAAACCTTGAAAAGATTGAGACAACCATGGAAGCTCACCTTAATGGGAAAATGCTTGGGAATATCCATTAGGCCATCTTTTATGACACAAAGAGTCAGGATAATGTGGAAGCCTAAGGGTACCCTAGAAGTGATTGATCGATCTAGGTCAAAATGTCTATTTATTCAGATTCTCCATGATTGATGATTATGAAAGAGCTCTTCTTGGTGGACCTTGGTTCATTTTAGATCACTATCTGATGATCTCAAAATGGAAACCCAATTTCCGACCATCTACGAACCCCTTTGATTCAATGACAGTATGGATCAGATTTTATGAGCTACCAGTTGAATATTATGAGAAGGAAGCATTGTTTGAAATTGCAAAAATAGCTGGAAATCCTCTGCGTGTTGATTACGCTACAGACCATCTTACTCGTGCTCTCTACGCTAGGGTTTGTTTGGTCATAAACCTAAATGATCCCTTGGTTACTTCAGTATGGGTTGGGAATCAATGGCGATTGATTGAATATGAAAACATTCACTCTCTTTGCTTCACTTGTGGGAAAATAGGCCACC
This sequence is a window from Spinacia oleracea cultivar Varoflay chromosome 1, BTI_SOV_V1, whole genome shotgun sequence. Protein-coding genes within it:
- the LOC110799830 gene encoding uncharacterized protein isoform X3 — its product is MASAKDAQAVKTLNTTPGHRNRRFVYKSVTQRIEEIEIDVFWNLHTLKAEPSSSSYFLDCLIYWRELNTAEDFISLYEELMPLVQTLPLVLLHKDMIISRLLSTLQMKARLSLEAILRLIAELSRDILEDFIPFFPKISESYLALLRDGADQEPEIIKQIFTSWSYIMVNLKKYLIQDVVHVLKVSVKLRYYPKEFVQEFMAQAISYLLRQSSDGQLEKGVKKILFEAAKKPSQAKKSGVSALLWYTMRGPSSKFHSKACRVLQLLTKHDFLSIGDKFDQGSDTVVEIVITAIERCMELNLAELNLIWDCLYEAIGNSVSGGYSQHLSRLLSVLISTISFDHGRNISDYDQMLNLVGLLKGEFILPYISGETEELVSEAADKTFQLMLCVLDGIHSNNNLTAIPEIALQWASVFQLRSSSLLTFLKVLVLKDYAILAFRSNILSGWLNVLDIAKGEALDLMLAFCERFQVKTGSFHVLEGILEEVVLKLSCFFQKTICHWIEVLSSLTQGDMIVDQVDEDNLALLWGTICCIPYLLPVEGNVHLMGLVDVVDQLLIAEADVVTGVPKRTWQGLIGAALHSYHNTGRPERCELEDISKILRLGKSYKSSQQILSAVADYLDSSCGSSNHSGVIRPPKLETEEVIDAMNAFSENLYNPNKELRVSTLRILCHYELLSHESQQMDTGVSEEKHADTQCYNVFNLLLSIEQTPISVATSRKVTLLVSRIQASLSAPGTTEVYVLPAFYGIIGLLYNQYSDLSNSAIECLSVMISKYPGILWNRFISFFEQCQTSSLKTHGLDISNIESCSETTDLVEHFRSYCGTVSGDSSGSSILSLLLQALERIPTVTESHSRQIVPLFFRFLGYGDEIPCLESFNSQACGGKDWKLILTEWLNLLKLMKNSRSFYRSQLLKEVLVNRLLDNNDVEIQTRVLDCLLNWKDSFLLPYEKQLNNLVNSKCLREELATWSLSVESNLVEEEHRAELVPLVIRLLMPKVRSLRTLASRKHASVNNRKAVLGFIAQLGVSELVLFFQLLMKSLQITDLGNDGVGSYAWVSGKSNLDELDLSSWSNLFTMERILAIPLKKRYGFLHVVEEIFRIFDASRVSPFLDLLLFCVVRVLESCASSIPSTNNKQSAQPEDFSEITLPEGGKEAVSHASLAVKQFKDMRSLCLKIISFVLNKYEDHDFGPIFWDIFFKAVKPLVHGFKQGGSSSEKPSSLFFCFLAMSQSPKLVPLLCREKNLIPDIFFILSVPTASEAIVYSVLKFIENLLTLEVELGIDCYIIEEVVCSNLEGLVDSLHHLFHNFTERRRKLHKHPGETVLRVLKLLSKFIKDQSAARKFVDILLLLASDGIKNADVCMEALQILRDIVSALPSETNTRILKAISPILISAQRDVRLSVCDLFVALAENDSSMCSMVKLICELNATSEKEMGELDFDIIINAYDRITADYFFGVSEDQALVILSHCIYDIKSDEIVLRQCAYKSLLSFVEFSALRIGDGLEKQEIPAQMMAVHGSYWTGNRIQLVVNKFMLKHMGDAISKGTMQKEWIDLLHEMVLKLSGIPSLGSLKVLCSEDAEVDFFNNIVHLQKHRRVRALSRFRNIVATGQLSEFMLKRVFIPLFFSMLYDLQAGKGEHIRCACLDAVASISGQLGWKSYYALLMRCFRDMEKKHDREKVLLRLVCSILDQFHFSETFSSQDLGFPGNDVTENDPKDISKLVMQPKCASSSVFSVIQACLSGTVLPKLQKLLVSDPEKVNVSISVAILKVLKKLPGDTLDSQLSSIIHRISNFLKNRLQSIRDEARCALVACLKELGYVYLKLVVKVLSATLKRGFELHVLGYTVNFILSKGLAESAGGVLDFCLDELLRVVDNDVFGDVAEQKEVEKVAFKMKETRKQMSFDTLKLIAQNVTFKTHGLKLLSPVTAHMQKHLTPKVKLKLETMLTHIAEGFEKNSSVDQTDLFIFIFGLIDDWLCEEKRKKEALLVEGSGKDKSIDANSKVVMKCYVGTVPQCSYLFTVFGLRLLHNRLKNIKLHKGNDQLLSLMDPFIELLTSCLRSKYEEIVAGALKCIFPLTRLPLPSLESQADKIKVILLDIAQSTFSVNSPVMQSCLKLLTTLLQSTNITLSADQLHILIQFPLFVDLERNPSFVALTLLKAIVRRKLVVHEIYDLVNQVAELMVTSQEDAIRKKCSQILLQFLLNYQLSQKRRQQHLDFLVAHLRYEHATGRAAVLEMLKTIIKRFPESIICEQSETFFLHLVLALANDHDNQVCSLIGIVIKHLIGRINSQPLESILNICLAWYVGEKEQLRSPAAQVLGFVVEVMKRGFQKHINDILPVMKMIVQSTIDVLNDGQLNISDPETIPFWKDAYYSFVLLEKILTQIPDLFFVEDIEDIWQAVSELLVHPHPWICNISGRLVALYFEQMVKQKKTIGTTCLTSTSRMFLIASSLCYRLKVQLPDKGVRRLVKCNLAFTICGIQSLLRQLKFKDPCAVWDSLDPCEQGCFLKACQLLDPKSGRSITELFTCGGFNDEKIDQKNNDASYLLVSGILSTMGKTALQTEDSQTKMILGSLRMVAEKITQEDCQQYAYLLLFPIYKLCEGFAGKVVSDDVKQRAEKVREKIQEKLGTQSFVQSYNQMRYDLGEKRFKRKQEEKVLAVTNPIRNAKRKMKISAKHQAHKKRKMMTIKMSRWMRH